One Leucobacter muris DNA segment encodes these proteins:
- the ruvX gene encoding Holliday junction resolvase RuvX yields MRIGVRLGVDVGKARVGVARSDPHGMLATPVETVPRDLGGDADLVRIARVAADLDAVEVIVGLPLNLRGERTPSTDDAAAFAERLASRLDGDGVPVRLVDERLSTVSAQGQLRQAGKKTKQSRSIIDQAAAVVILQHALDVERARGEAPGHAVAIPEPPEEETRT; encoded by the coding sequence ATGCGCATCGGCGTGCGACTCGGCGTCGACGTGGGCAAGGCCCGCGTCGGCGTCGCCCGCAGCGACCCCCACGGCATGCTGGCCACCCCGGTCGAGACGGTGCCGCGCGACCTCGGCGGCGACGCCGACCTCGTGCGCATCGCGCGGGTCGCGGCCGACCTCGATGCGGTCGAGGTGATCGTGGGCCTGCCGCTGAACCTGCGGGGCGAGCGCACCCCCTCGACCGACGACGCCGCGGCCTTCGCCGAGCGCCTCGCCTCGAGGCTCGACGGCGACGGCGTGCCAGTGCGCCTCGTCGACGAGCGGCTCTCGACCGTCTCCGCGCAGGGCCAGCTGCGGCAGGCGGGCAAGAAGACGAAGCAGAGCCGGTCGATCATCGACCAGGCCGCGGCGGTGGTGATCCTGCAGCACGCGCTCGACGTCGAGCGCGCCCGCGGCGAGGCCCCCGGACACGCGGTCGCAATCCCTGAGCCCCCCGAGGAGGAGACTCGAACATGA
- the mltG gene encoding endolytic transglycosylase MltG — translation MNARTREDARRTGRRVLISLLVALLLLGGLAGAGAYLWSHYGEQVSLAMGWTTNDYDDSDQGDEVSVTVRAGEIGSDISASLEEAGVVKTSDAFTELLLAQQPQVEFQPGIYTLRERMSSQAALDAMQDPANLRQLSATIPEGLTIEGTLERLSQGSGIPYEEFAAAAVDPTVFGLSEGVPSLEGWLFPATYEFQPEMTAHDIIALLVSHQVQVLDEFGVPEADRERVLTVASIVQREGRDDDFSKISQVIYKRLEIDMALGMDSTAQYGSGEHGSFWSSDEALSDDNPWNTYVHKGLPIGPISNPGRAAIDAALHPADTDWLYFVNAPGGNGALTFTTNEAEHEAAIQEYRDWCAATPDSGC, via the coding sequence ATGAACGCTCGCACGCGCGAGGACGCCCGCCGCACCGGCCGGAGAGTCCTCATCTCGCTGCTCGTCGCCCTGCTGCTGCTCGGCGGTCTCGCCGGCGCCGGAGCCTACCTCTGGTCGCACTACGGCGAGCAGGTCTCGCTGGCCATGGGGTGGACCACGAACGACTATGACGACAGCGACCAGGGCGACGAGGTCTCGGTCACCGTTCGCGCGGGCGAGATCGGATCCGACATCTCCGCCTCGCTGGAGGAGGCCGGCGTGGTGAAGACCTCGGACGCGTTCACCGAACTGCTGCTCGCGCAGCAGCCCCAGGTCGAGTTCCAGCCGGGCATCTACACCCTGCGCGAGCGGATGAGCTCGCAGGCCGCCCTCGACGCCATGCAGGATCCGGCGAACCTCCGGCAGCTGAGCGCAACGATCCCGGAGGGGCTCACGATCGAGGGCACGCTCGAACGGCTCTCGCAGGGATCCGGCATCCCCTACGAGGAGTTCGCCGCGGCCGCCGTCGACCCCACGGTGTTCGGCCTCAGCGAGGGCGTGCCGTCGCTCGAGGGCTGGCTGTTCCCGGCGACCTACGAGTTCCAGCCCGAGATGACGGCGCACGACATCATCGCCCTGCTGGTGAGCCACCAGGTGCAGGTGCTCGACGAGTTCGGCGTGCCCGAGGCGGATCGCGAGCGCGTGCTCACCGTCGCCTCGATCGTGCAGCGCGAGGGCCGGGACGACGACTTCTCGAAGATCTCTCAGGTGATCTACAAGCGGCTCGAGATCGACATGGCGCTCGGCATGGACTCCACCGCGCAGTACGGCTCGGGCGAGCACGGCAGCTTCTGGTCGAGCGACGAGGCGCTGAGCGACGACAACCCGTGGAACACCTACGTGCACAAGGGGTTGCCGATCGGCCCGATCTCGAACCCCGGCCGCGCGGCGATCGATGCCGCTCTGCACCCGGCCGACACCGACTGGCTGTACTTCGTGAACGCCCCCGGCGGGAACGGCGCCCTGACGTTCACCACGAACGAGGCGGAGCACGAGGCCGCGATCCAGGAGTACCGCGACTGGTGCGCCGCGACCCCCGACAGCGGGTGCTGA
- the alaS gene encoding alanine--tRNA ligase, whose protein sequence is MQTAEIHRRWLDFFEKRGHTVVPSASLVSDDPSLMFTVAGMVPFVPYLSGLVPAPYPRATSVQKCIRTNDIEEVGRTPRHGTFFQMCGNFSFGDYFKEEAIGFAWELLTTSEADGGLGFDPKDLWVTVYEDDDEALALWKRLSTLPDERIQRLGKDTNYWSTGQPGPAGPCSEIFYDLGPEYGVDGGPATDDDRYVEIWNLVFMQYQITDVTSKTDFTIVGELPNKNIDTGMGLERVAFIKQGVQNMYEIDQVRPVLDRAAELAGKTYGENHADDVRLRVIADHVRSGLMLIADGVTPSNEGRGYILRRLLRRVILSMRLLGFDGPSFAELFPVSRDAMKAAYPEVERDFEFISRAAYAEEKTFLRTLASGIQILDAAVDSAKGAGADVPGDTAFLLHDTHGFPIELTLEIAEEAGVQVDRGVFVELMQEQRDRAKADAKAKKGQRADLSVYKELRGLGETAFVGYDELIHESRVLGIVVDGAPAPEAREGQLAEIVLAETSLWAESGGQDSDQGIIIGDGFEAEVLDVQKPVPGLIVHTVKVTIGTIGLDARAETRVDADYRRGATQAHSGTHIVHAALRDVLGPNAHQAGSYNKAGYLRLDFTHSDALSTETKSEIEEISNLAIRSDYEVVTREMSLDEAKAMGAMALFGEKYGDRVRVVDIGGPWSRELCAGTHVSSAAEVGMISLVSESSVGSTNRRVESLVGIEAFRNFAAERAIVQQLTSGLKVPRAELVTKVQDLGAQLRAAEKKVAALEAEKLGQRVPELLAGARDLDGVRAVLGSLGSVGSADDVRALVLQLRDRLAAEAGVVALAGEAGGKPVVIAATTQGARDRGVRAGDLAKLGAKVLGGGGGGKPDLAQGGGTDPAKIDDALAEIRRHLGG, encoded by the coding sequence ATGCAGACCGCTGAAATCCACCGCCGCTGGCTCGACTTCTTCGAGAAGCGAGGGCACACCGTCGTGCCCTCGGCGTCGCTCGTCAGCGACGACCCCAGCCTCATGTTCACGGTCGCGGGCATGGTGCCGTTCGTGCCCTACCTCTCCGGCCTCGTTCCCGCGCCCTACCCGCGCGCGACGAGCGTGCAGAAGTGCATCCGCACGAACGACATCGAAGAGGTCGGCCGTACCCCGCGCCACGGCACCTTCTTCCAGATGTGCGGCAACTTCTCCTTCGGCGACTACTTCAAGGAGGAGGCGATCGGCTTCGCCTGGGAGCTGCTCACCACGAGCGAGGCGGACGGCGGGCTCGGCTTCGACCCGAAGGATCTCTGGGTCACCGTCTACGAAGACGACGACGAGGCCCTCGCGCTGTGGAAGCGGCTCTCGACGCTGCCAGACGAGCGCATCCAGCGGCTCGGCAAGGACACCAACTACTGGTCGACCGGTCAGCCCGGCCCCGCCGGCCCGTGCTCGGAGATCTTCTACGACCTCGGGCCCGAGTACGGCGTCGACGGCGGCCCCGCCACCGACGACGACCGTTACGTCGAGATCTGGAACCTGGTGTTCATGCAGTACCAGATCACCGATGTGACGTCGAAGACCGACTTCACGATCGTGGGCGAGCTGCCGAACAAGAACATCGACACGGGCATGGGGCTCGAGCGCGTCGCCTTCATCAAGCAGGGCGTGCAGAACATGTACGAGATCGACCAGGTGCGGCCGGTGCTCGATCGCGCGGCCGAGCTCGCCGGCAAGACCTACGGCGAGAACCACGCCGACGACGTGCGACTGCGCGTCATCGCCGACCACGTGCGCAGCGGCCTCATGCTCATCGCCGACGGCGTCACGCCGTCGAACGAGGGCCGCGGCTACATTCTGCGCCGCCTGCTGCGCCGGGTGATCCTCTCGATGCGGCTGCTCGGTTTCGACGGGCCCAGCTTCGCCGAACTCTTCCCCGTCTCCCGCGACGCGATGAAGGCCGCGTATCCCGAGGTCGAGCGCGACTTCGAGTTCATCTCGCGCGCGGCCTACGCCGAGGAGAAGACCTTCCTGCGCACGCTCGCCTCGGGCATCCAGATCCTCGACGCCGCCGTCGACAGCGCGAAGGGCGCCGGCGCCGACGTTCCCGGCGACACCGCGTTCCTGCTGCACGACACCCACGGTTTCCCGATCGAGCTCACGCTCGAGATCGCCGAGGAGGCGGGGGTGCAGGTCGACCGCGGGGTCTTCGTCGAGCTCATGCAGGAGCAGCGCGACCGCGCGAAGGCCGACGCCAAGGCGAAGAAGGGTCAGCGGGCCGACCTCTCGGTCTACAAGGAGCTGCGCGGACTCGGCGAGACCGCCTTCGTCGGATACGACGAGCTGATCCACGAGAGCCGCGTGCTCGGCATCGTCGTCGACGGCGCGCCGGCGCCCGAGGCGCGCGAGGGCCAGCTGGCCGAGATCGTGCTGGCCGAGACGTCGCTGTGGGCCGAGTCGGGCGGGCAGGATTCCGACCAGGGCATCATCATCGGCGACGGCTTCGAAGCCGAGGTGCTCGACGTGCAGAAGCCGGTGCCGGGCCTGATCGTGCACACCGTCAAGGTGACGATCGGCACCATCGGTCTCGATGCGCGCGCCGAGACCCGCGTCGACGCCGACTACCGCCGGGGCGCCACGCAGGCCCACTCGGGCACCCACATCGTGCATGCCGCGCTGCGCGACGTGCTGGGTCCGAACGCCCACCAGGCCGGCTCGTACAACAAGGCCGGCTACCTGCGGCTCGACTTCACCCACAGCGACGCCCTCTCGACCGAGACGAAGAGCGAGATCGAGGAGATCTCGAACCTCGCGATCCGCAGCGACTACGAGGTGGTCACCCGCGAGATGTCCCTCGACGAGGCGAAGGCGATGGGCGCGATGGCGCTCTTCGGCGAGAAGTACGGCGACCGCGTGCGCGTCGTCGATATCGGCGGTCCGTGGTCGCGCGAGCTCTGCGCGGGCACCCACGTGTCGAGTGCGGCCGAGGTGGGCATGATCAGTCTCGTCTCGGAGAGCTCGGTCGGCTCGACGAACCGCCGCGTCGAGTCTCTCGTCGGCATCGAGGCGTTCCGCAACTTCGCCGCCGAGCGGGCCATCGTGCAGCAGCTCACCAGCGGGCTGAAGGTGCCGCGGGCCGAGCTCGTCACGAAGGTGCAGGATCTCGGCGCCCAGCTGCGGGCGGCCGAGAAGAAGGTCGCCGCGCTCGAGGCCGAGAAGCTGGGCCAGCGCGTGCCCGAGCTGCTTGCGGGCGCCCGTGATCTCGACGGCGTGCGAGCGGTGCTCGGCTCGCTCGGCTCGGTCGGATCGGCCGACGACGTTCGCGCGCTCGTGCTGCAGCTGCGGGATCGGCTCGCCGCCGAGGCGGGCGTCGTAGCGCTCGCGGGGGAGGCCGGCGGCAAGCCCGTCGTCATCGCGGCGACCACCCAGGGCGCCCGCGATCGCGGCGTGCGCGCGGGCGACCTCGCGAAGCTCGGGGCGAAGGTGCTCGGCGGCGGCGGCGGCGGCAAGCCCGACCTCGCGCAGGGCGGCGGCACCGACCCCGCGAAGATCGACGACGCGCTCGCCGAGATCCGGCGACACCTGGGCGGCTGA
- a CDS encoding shikimate dehydrogenase family protein — MSRPGAPRHAEGERPPTTALPAATLAVLGSPIAHSKSPAIHAAAYAQLGLDWSYGREELQADGLAGFLAQCGAEWRGLSLTMPLKEEAHRLALVRDPVAEESGVVNTLLRLGVPGPDGGTAWAGFNTDVGGLAAAISKAGLDPTSTVVLGSGATAVSAVLAARGLGAEHVEIVARNVAAIGDLVARFGDTCEPGSDRALHVSGTVAPRTESLMDGAVLAAMVDADPRVARPTLIISTLPGPAGAEFALPDALAEIPLFDVAYDPWPSPLAVRWHEAGGEAHPGTAMLVEQALLQIRIFVAGDPSTPLPHEDRVLEAMRDAAEPTDVGR, encoded by the coding sequence GTGAGCCGCCCGGGCGCACCCCGGCACGCAGAGGGGGAGCGGCCGCCCACCACGGCGCTGCCCGCGGCCACCCTCGCGGTGCTCGGCTCGCCGATCGCCCACTCGAAGTCTCCCGCGATCCACGCGGCGGCGTATGCGCAGCTCGGACTCGACTGGAGCTACGGGCGAGAGGAACTGCAGGCGGACGGGCTCGCGGGGTTCCTCGCGCAGTGCGGAGCGGAGTGGCGGGGCCTGTCGCTCACGATGCCGCTCAAGGAGGAGGCGCATCGGCTCGCCCTCGTGCGAGACCCCGTCGCAGAGGAGAGCGGCGTGGTGAACACGCTGCTGCGCCTCGGCGTACCCGGCCCTGATGGCGGAACGGCCTGGGCCGGCTTCAACACCGACGTCGGGGGCCTCGCCGCCGCGATCTCGAAGGCCGGGCTCGACCCGACGAGCACGGTCGTGCTCGGGTCGGGCGCCACCGCCGTGTCGGCGGTGCTCGCCGCCCGCGGCCTGGGCGCCGAGCACGTCGAGATCGTCGCTCGCAACGTCGCCGCGATCGGCGATCTGGTCGCCCGATTCGGCGATACGTGCGAGCCGGGGTCGGATCGGGCGCTGCACGTCTCCGGCACCGTGGCGCCCCGCACCGAGAGCCTCATGGACGGAGCTGTCCTCGCCGCGATGGTCGACGCCGACCCGCGCGTCGCGCGCCCGACGCTCATCATCTCGACCCTGCCGGGCCCGGCGGGCGCCGAGTTCGCCCTGCCGGACGCCCTGGCGGAGATCCCGCTGTTCGACGTCGCCTATGACCCGTGGCCGTCTCCGCTCGCCGTGCGCTGGCACGAGGCCGGCGGCGAGGCGCACCCCGGGACGGCGATGCTCGTGGAGCAGGCGCTGCTGCAGATCCGCATCTTCGTGGCCGGCGATCCCTCGACCCCCCTGCCGCACGAGGACCGCGTGCTCGAGGCCATGCGCGACGCGGCGGAGCCGACGGATGTGGGAAGATAG